The genomic region atcgttggtATGATGGCCCTTCTATTCATGGAACTCACAAAATTGAGTAGAATTTTCATTTCTTTTGCTCTTGGGCAGGGGTCTTGGCGGTCGGAAGCTATGCTTAACTTCTTCGGTGGCGAGTATCTCTTGAGGAGTTTCGGTCAGGGCTGTGAAGTTCACAGCCTTGTCCTTGCTTGAAGGGTTCCAACCTTCAGACCTTCGAGGGTCTAAGCTCCGCGAGCATCTATCATAAGAACCATAGTTGCCTCTTTTTCGGTTGGGGCTGTTATGCCTCCAGCTGGGGCCCCTCTTTCTCTGCTCATTGATGTTAACCGCCTCTTCTTCCCTGATGTGAGCTTCAtccctttcaagggcttcttctAAGGTTTTGGGCAGGCACTTGTTAAAGTCCCTGGTGAGATACTTAGAGGTGACTGCATTCATGAAGCCTGCAACCCTCATTTTTTCGTCAGCTCCCACATACGTTAAACCTTCTTTTTTGTATCTCTCGATGAAATCCCTGAGGCTTTCATCGTCCTTTTGTTTGATCTGGAAGATCACAGTGGCATCCTTCACATATCTCCTTTGCTGTGAGAAATTACCCAAGAAACCGTTGCTTAAATCATCGAAGGTTCGAATGCTTCGGGCTGGTAAGTCGTTGAACCAGATCCGAGCAGGTCCTACGggggtttgcatgaacatcaaGCAACATTCAGCGTTGGACCATTTCTGTATCCTTGCTGCCCCTGTGAAGATCTGAAGGTGATCTTCTGGATCTTCCGTTCTGTCGTAGGTTCGTATGTGAGAAGGCATCTTTATCCTGGTTTGGAAATCATAATCAGCAATTTGCTGAGAAAAGCATGACAGATTGCTTGGTTTGTATGGTTTGGCCAAATCCTCTTCTGTTCTTGTGCCCGGGTTGTTGTTAGCATTCCCTTGGGTGGCCAGCACCTGGTTAATGAAGTGCTGCCAAGGGAAGCTTGCCATCATTTGGGCCATCATTTGTGGCatgaggttgaagccttgaaggctttcaGGTGCAGCTGCATAGTTCACCCCTAGAGGAGCACTCATGACGGcgcttcgtgctaaagggaggaCATACAAGGCTTGTTCCCACGTGGTTGTTGCTGGAGGTGGAATGCTTGCAACAGGAGATTGTAACAGCTGATCCAAAGTTAGCTCGTGCCCCAATGTTGCACCGGTTGCCACTGGCTGAGAAGAAAATAGAGGAAAAGATGTTGGATCTGGCTTGCAAATGTATTTGGACTGGCATTCGGAGGTGGATGGCTGGGACCAGCTTCATATCTGGACACGGCTGGTTGTGAGCTTGTGAAAGGAAGAACAGGCGGTCCAGGAGACAATGACGGTTCCGGTTCATCATAGTCTAACCTAATCCTTACCCCTTTGTCCATTTCCTTGTTCACGTATTGGTTAAGGAGAGACCTTAACTGTAGGAAATTGTTAGCGACCCCTTCAGGGGTGAGGTTAATACGTGTGGGAGTGTTGGATGCACCGACATTAGGAGATGGGACTCCCAAAAAAGACAGGGTCGGTGTTTGGAAGGAGAGAAACTCGGGGTATGTTGCTCCTGTTGGAGTGCTCCCCGGTGTTGAAAATAAAGTAGGTATAGCCAAAGGAGTTTGGCTAGTGCTGGGGGGTAGAGGTACGTGGGACTTGATTTACCTCTCCCGGAGATTCTCCTTCAGACATGACGATTTCAGAGGGAATGGAGCTATACTACTGGTTTTCTTTCGGGAAAAAtgagcggcgtagccccacggtgggcgccaacttgttgttACAACAAATATGAGACTGGGAGTAGTGGACAGACTGGATAGACAAAAGGCTTAGGTTGAAGTTTGCCTAATGCAAGACGTGGGGTCCCCCAACATTTGCTAGACATAGGaggaggttcactagttatgTTTGTTGTTTACTTGAGATCTTTAGCTGAAGAAAGTTCAGCCTCAGATGTAAGGGCAAGTAAAGTTATGTAATTTGCAGTGAAGAAGAGAAGCATGCATGAAACAAGTTCTCAAGAGACAAGAGAGAAGATCAGCGATCCAAGAAGATCAACTCCGATCAGAATGTCCGAAATGAATGATATGGAATGTTATTTATAGAGAAAGTTTCCTCCCAAAGGGGAAACCTTTGACTTAGTGAACCTCTGCTGCAGTAGGAGGCTTACCCATttaggggttgaaggctttggacctgCGGATAAAAGGCTGTTCTCTTTTGCACACGCCACTTTTGCGGCTGAGTGAAGAGTTGGTGGGTTATCAGTTGATGTGACTGATTACTATGCTTGTTCTCTTCTGCTTATAATGTTTCGcgggttttgaaccctttaaccATTTAACCTTTGAGCTGTTATGTGTTTTAGTCATATTATTGAgacttgggctacccccgtcatcaggtAATATAACTGACATATGTATCTTCATGATAGCACCTCATTGACAAGAAAGTGAGAATCTATTGTGGAGGTCTTGGGATCAAACCGCATTACTACCCAATTTACTCTGACATGTGATTTACCTCCTTCATGTTGGTCGTGGAACCGATTGATAGGGGACGCCCAATGGTATCGTACACCAATAATAACTAATCCATTTCAATGTATAAAAAATCCAAATTCGTATATGGAATTTAGATACCCATGCTTTCTTGGTAA from Helianthus annuus cultivar XRQ/B chromosome 10, HanXRQr2.0-SUNRISE, whole genome shotgun sequence harbors:
- the LOC110882926 gene encoding uncharacterized protein LOC110882926, whose translation is MSAPLGVNYAAAPESLQGFNLMPQMMAQMMASFPWQHFINQVLATQGNANNNPGTRTEEDLAKPYKPSNLSCFSQQIADYDFQTRIKMPSHIRTYDRTEDPEDHLQIFTGAARIQKWSNAECCLMFMQTPVGPARIWFNDLPARSIRTFDDLSNGFLGNFSQQRRYVKDATVIFQIKQKDDESLRDFIERYKKEGLTYVGADEKMRVAGFMNAVTSKYLTRDFNKCLPKTLEEALERDEAHIREEEAVNINEQRKRGPSWRHNSPNRKRGNYGSYDRCSRSLDPRRSEGWNPSSKDKAVNFTALTETPQEILATEEVKHSFRPPRPLPKSKRNENSTQFCEFHE